From one Salinibacterium hongtaonis genomic stretch:
- a CDS encoding HipA domain-containing protein has product MINSLDVYLYDEHVATIKRQGDNLTLRYLQHYIYSSQPVPISVQLPVVAGAASGTTTRRFLENLLPDRPDVRTKWATDAKLTSDSAFDLLTVYGADVAGALEFYPTGTAPRTASDLSPITDDAIAARIRQIRADDSDWLQQRTVEEGFSLGGAQGKFALAHRDGQWYEPSGQHPSTHIFKPGVHTLPGSDVTEHITLQVARQFGLTVASTEVGVFEGEHVLIVERFDRLQDGDRYLRIHQEDLAQATGVSFLNKYERDGGPSYRDLFTLFDRELDPGNARAAKRRFAECLVFSWIIGHNDGHTKNYSLSHLPGATVLSPFYDLNSSLPFEFPSTVRAADYRAFDGVKLAFSIAGSATIGSIGPDSFRVLERDAKLHDDHLANFAVTVAANLQPVVSDIMGSLPDQLQQIEAVKLYPFATYSQTLRVRDLFLP; this is encoded by the coding sequence ATGATCAACTCACTGGACGTCTATCTCTACGACGAGCACGTCGCCACGATCAAACGACAGGGTGACAACCTCACCCTGCGGTACCTGCAGCACTACATCTACAGTAGTCAGCCGGTGCCGATCTCTGTTCAGCTTCCGGTGGTGGCGGGCGCTGCTTCGGGAACAACCACCCGGCGATTCCTGGAGAACCTGCTCCCCGACCGCCCGGACGTACGCACCAAGTGGGCGACGGATGCGAAACTCACCAGCGACAGCGCGTTCGATCTCCTCACCGTGTACGGCGCCGATGTGGCAGGGGCGCTGGAGTTCTACCCAACCGGTACCGCACCGCGCACCGCCTCTGATCTGTCGCCGATCACTGACGACGCGATCGCTGCGCGCATCCGTCAGATCCGGGCAGATGACTCTGACTGGCTCCAGCAGCGAACTGTCGAGGAGGGTTTCTCTCTCGGCGGTGCCCAAGGCAAGTTCGCCCTCGCACACCGCGACGGTCAGTGGTACGAGCCCTCCGGACAGCACCCCTCCACACACATCTTCAAGCCGGGCGTGCACACCCTTCCCGGATCCGACGTGACCGAACACATCACCCTGCAGGTAGCTCGCCAGTTCGGACTGACCGTGGCAAGCACCGAGGTCGGAGTGTTCGAGGGTGAGCACGTCCTCATCGTGGAACGCTTCGACCGACTCCAGGACGGTGACCGGTACCTCCGCATCCACCAAGAAGACCTCGCCCAAGCCACAGGTGTCTCGTTCTTGAACAAGTACGAACGCGATGGTGGCCCGAGCTACCGAGACCTCTTCACTCTGTTCGACCGCGAGTTGGACCCCGGGAACGCACGGGCCGCCAAGAGGCGGTTCGCAGAATGCCTCGTGTTCTCCTGGATCATCGGCCACAACGACGGTCACACCAAGAATTACTCCCTCAGCCATCTTCCCGGTGCCACGGTTCTGTCACCGTTCTACGACCTCAACTCCTCTCTCCCCTTTGAGTTCCCCTCGACCGTACGCGCCGCCGACTATCGGGCGTTCGACGGGGTCAAGCTCGCATTCAGCATCGCCGGCTCAGCCACCATCGGCAGCATCGGGCCCGACAGCTTTCGCGTGCTCGAACGCGACGCCAAACTCCACGATGACCATCTCGCAAATTTCGCCGTCACCGTCGCAGCAAACCTCCAACCTGTCGTCTCCGACATTATGGGGTCTCTACCAGACCAACTCCAGCAGATCGAGGCCGTGAAGCTCTACCCGTTCGCGACGTACTCGCAGACGCTTCGGGTGAGAGACCTGTTCCTCCCTTGA
- a CDS encoding helix-turn-helix transcriptional regulator gives MKISKSADLARLVKTRRQAEGRTQQDVADAAGITRQSLARIERGHGGVSFDTLILILDYLGIGLDGAPVEETGTGARPANAGSSIPESAITRVTQGIDAAAFTQAALRQLQPSLDTVTASATDNIRKTLATADLTAPVRKSLRAIADDASRALLRSAIEAGHPATHKTGDKPAKALPESNHRGGR, from the coding sequence ATGAAGATAAGCAAGTCCGCAGATCTTGCCCGCCTCGTCAAGACGCGTCGTCAAGCTGAGGGTCGCACGCAGCAGGATGTGGCCGATGCTGCCGGGATCACCAGGCAGTCTCTCGCCCGTATCGAGCGCGGACACGGTGGCGTCTCGTTCGACACTCTCATCCTCATCCTCGACTACCTCGGCATTGGCCTCGATGGGGCACCGGTTGAAGAAACTGGCACCGGCGCTCGACCCGCCAACGCTGGAAGCAGCATCCCGGAGAGCGCGATCACTCGCGTCACCCAGGGTATCGACGCCGCCGCTTTCACTCAGGCGGCACTTCGCCAGCTCCAGCCATCGCTCGACACAGTAACAGCATCGGCCACAGACAACATTCGGAAAACCCTCGCCACCGCAGACTTGACCGCCCCAGTCCGGAAATCACTTAGAGCCATCGCTGACGACGCGAGTCGGGCTCTCCTGCGGTCAGCGATCGAAGCTGGTCATCCGGCAACCCACAAGACTGGCGACAAGCCGGCCAAGGCACTCCCTGAGAGCAACCATCGAGGTGGACGATGA